Proteins co-encoded in one Spirosoma endbachense genomic window:
- a CDS encoding GEVED domain-containing protein encodes MVYYLRVWTVCLGFLLPFFSSAQRAPSSVSLVCATPDLSAKERHTLTSLAAFALSMKQASGQPLASLTYVPIRPHIYRRSDGTGGITLAKMNNIIATTNSYYLLNGSGIQFYFCGTSPEYIDNDNLYNSFPAFNETSVNGHDATNALNQYYVNAFSQSGLGGYAYFPDNTIQATRSFILNESDEVDLGNRLLPHELGHNFGLFHTFGNLSTGTDELVTRGAGANCALAGDELCDTPADPYGLPGATTIYINGCETYNGTAKDSQGASFAPSTTNIMSYYFPCTHDFTQGQYDRMQAGLALRQTHTAYSLDCPPTSVSAPSNVVATINNGNVFIAWQDNGANEMGYFIERSTLPNTGFVSIGGVAPNSTSYTDTKTAPLTTYYYRIKPSNATTQGISPTASVTTPTCHPIYSSYTCTEGDGLNGFVLNSSILSQNSGCSLGGYNSSTVVSTTIVAGQSSSFTVTLIPSNYKQGVTIWADLNRNGSYESNELLYQTPAILTGQFSGSITFPANLTGGNLALRVVDAYNTIPTDPCGIYLYGETEDYQIQVVALPSADLRLSMQTNTRTPATNQPVSFSVTLQNRGPSNATGISWQNKLPPNLSFVSSDAGVSSSGTAVSGSGIALNSGASATFVYQLMPTQPGVYVNSAQIVTSSLYDPNSQPGSGTGDGQDDAATVDIRTSLSSSIVYASPNPNQTPLPTVISGQPTPDPAKADLSVLMSVNTRTPANGQPVTFTVTVTNAGGLSANTIVVRDTLRGLTLTNSPTGAIVVATGANYTIIEGTINSLSAGGSAQMVFTAIPNTTGSIMNAAQIWSVSTLDPDSTPGSANPTGNNLNGEDDVSWIDLRVVP; translated from the coding sequence ATGGTATATTATTTACGGGTATGGACTGTTTGCCTTGGCTTTCTGCTTCCATTTTTTTCGTCGGCTCAACGTGCTCCGTCCAGCGTTTCGCTAGTGTGTGCTACACCCGATTTATCTGCCAAAGAACGCCATACACTTACTAGTCTGGCAGCATTCGCTTTAAGTATGAAGCAGGCTTCGGGCCAGCCGCTGGCCAGCCTTACCTATGTGCCAATTCGCCCTCACATTTACCGCCGTAGCGATGGTACTGGTGGCATAACGCTGGCCAAAATGAATAATATTATAGCTACTACGAATAGCTACTACCTGCTCAATGGTAGTGGCATTCAATTTTATTTTTGCGGCACTTCACCCGAATATATAGATAACGATAATCTCTATAACAGCTTCCCGGCCTTTAATGAAACATCCGTTAATGGACACGATGCTACCAATGCCTTAAATCAATATTATGTCAATGCCTTTAGCCAGAGTGGATTAGGAGGCTATGCGTATTTCCCGGACAACACAATTCAGGCAACGCGTTCATTTATTTTGAATGAGTCGGATGAGGTCGATCTGGGTAACCGCTTACTTCCGCACGAGCTTGGCCATAATTTTGGTTTATTTCATACGTTTGGCAACCTGAGCACTGGTACCGACGAATTGGTAACCAGAGGTGCAGGCGCTAACTGCGCATTGGCGGGCGACGAGTTGTGCGACACCCCTGCCGACCCGTATGGCTTACCGGGTGCAACCACAATTTATATCAATGGCTGCGAAACGTATAATGGCACCGCTAAAGATTCGCAAGGGGCTTCTTTTGCACCATCAACGACTAACATTATGTCGTACTACTTTCCCTGCACGCATGATTTCACGCAGGGGCAGTATGATCGAATGCAGGCAGGGCTGGCATTGCGCCAAACACACACCGCTTATTCACTGGATTGCCCGCCTACGAGCGTTTCAGCACCCAGTAACGTCGTGGCTACTATCAATAATGGTAACGTATTTATAGCCTGGCAGGATAATGGAGCCAATGAAATGGGCTATTTCATTGAACGGTCTACCTTGCCTAACACTGGTTTCGTGTCCATTGGCGGTGTAGCTCCCAACAGTACCAGTTACACAGACACAAAAACGGCCCCTTTAACCACCTATTATTATCGTATCAAACCATCAAACGCCACTACGCAGGGAATCAGCCCAACGGCCAGTGTTACGACGCCGACCTGCCATCCGATCTACAGTTCCTATACCTGCACAGAAGGTGACGGCTTAAATGGTTTTGTACTGAATAGCAGTATACTGAGCCAAAATTCTGGTTGTTCATTAGGAGGGTATAACTCCAGCACAGTAGTTTCTACAACGATAGTGGCCGGGCAATCGTCATCATTCACCGTGACGTTAATACCGTCAAACTATAAGCAGGGAGTTACAATATGGGCAGATTTGAACCGGAATGGTTCGTATGAAAGTAACGAACTCCTCTACCAGACGCCTGCCATACTTACAGGGCAATTTTCGGGAAGCATCACATTCCCGGCCAATTTAACGGGCGGTAATTTGGCGTTACGAGTAGTTGACGCATACAATACCATTCCTACCGATCCGTGCGGAATCTATCTCTACGGCGAAACGGAAGATTATCAGATACAAGTTGTTGCTCTACCTTCGGCAGACCTTAGGTTAAGTATGCAAACGAATACCCGAACGCCAGCCACGAATCAACCGGTCAGCTTTTCGGTAACTCTACAGAATAGAGGTCCTTCTAATGCAACAGGCATTAGCTGGCAAAACAAGCTGCCGCCCAATCTTAGCTTTGTCAGTAGTGATGCTGGTGTATCAAGTTCGGGCACAGCCGTAAGTGGCAGCGGCATAGCGCTCAACAGTGGGGCCTCGGCTACATTTGTGTATCAGTTAATGCCTACTCAACCGGGTGTCTATGTCAATTCGGCCCAGATAGTAACCAGCAGTCTATACGACCCTAATTCACAACCGGGATCAGGAACCGGTGACGGCCAGGACGATGCAGCAACAGTAGATATTCGTACCTCACTCAGCAGCTCAATAGTGTATGCTTCGCCCAATCCGAATCAGACACCTCTCCCTACCGTTATTTCCGGTCAGCCAACTCCTGACCCCGCAAAAGCTGATCTGTCTGTGCTTATGAGCGTGAATACCCGTACTCCAGCAAATGGTCAGCCAGTTACGTTTACCGTCACAGTTACAAATGCCGGGGGATTATCAGCGAATACTATTGTGGTACGCGATACATTACGAGGGCTGACCCTAACCAATTCGCCCACAGGCGCTATTGTAGTAGCAACAGGAGCTAACTACACAATTATCGAAGGAACGATCAATTCACTATCCGCAGGCGGATCGGCCCAGATGGTGTTTACAGCAATACCCAATACAACCGGTTCTATTATGAACGCGGCTCAGATCTGGTCAGTTTCTACGCTGGATCCTGACTCAACGCCAGGGTCAGCAAATCCTACCGGCAATAACCTCAATGGGGAAGACGATGTTAGCTGGATTGATCTTCGTGTAGTCCCATAG
- a CDS encoding RagB/SusD family nutrient uptake outer membrane protein yields MEFTKYQTITLLSATLLLGTAGCSKLDDTVLGKLSSETASSTSVPIDPASSLQGAISALNALANGQGGTYAMEEHPTDEMQGPTRGTDWDDFGTWRKLHQHTWTPEHVEINNAWDNLNSGAFKATQTISVAGSDAAIKAQAQFLRAFFMFYVVDLYGQVPVREATDAADANPKVLDRSAATDYIVADLTAAIPNLPTVTAATNNRGSKEAAQFLLAKILLNKAVYKQPAASPAGPFTFAKADMDAVIAACNTVIASGKFSLQPKGAYFDNFSPSNSTASKENIYVIANDNSAQPGNVRNRYYMTLHYNQQPSSWNGFTTLADFYNSFDKADERLGKAVTGITDSIGVRAGFLVGQQFDKKGAPLKDRSGNPLVFTPDVNLSYALEAKGIRVVKYLPQPGFLDNPANDYVFFRYADLLLMKAEAILRGGTDPSGQTAEQIVNNLRTTRGVAAKTPIDAKALLAERGFELYWEGWRRNDQIRFGTFLDPVDNRPSKSADTKVLFPIPQRAVDSNPNLKQNPGY; encoded by the coding sequence ATGGAGTTTACTAAATATCAAACAATCACGTTATTGAGCGCCACGCTGTTGCTTGGTACAGCGGGTTGTTCTAAACTGGATGATACTGTTCTGGGAAAACTATCTTCAGAAACAGCTAGTTCTACTTCCGTTCCCATCGATCCAGCCAGTTCGTTGCAGGGGGCTATTTCAGCTCTTAATGCGTTGGCTAATGGTCAGGGTGGAACTTATGCAATGGAAGAACATCCGACTGACGAAATGCAGGGCCCTACGCGGGGAACAGACTGGGATGACTTCGGTACCTGGCGCAAGCTGCATCAGCATACCTGGACACCTGAACACGTTGAGATCAACAATGCCTGGGACAATTTGAACAGCGGTGCTTTTAAGGCTACGCAGACAATTTCAGTAGCTGGGAGCGATGCCGCTATTAAAGCGCAGGCGCAGTTTTTGCGGGCGTTCTTTATGTTCTATGTCGTTGATTTATACGGACAGGTTCCGGTTCGTGAAGCAACAGATGCCGCTGATGCAAACCCTAAAGTGCTTGATCGTTCAGCAGCTACTGACTATATAGTCGCAGATTTAACAGCGGCTATACCGAATCTGCCAACTGTAACGGCAGCTACCAACAATAGAGGGTCTAAAGAAGCAGCTCAGTTCCTATTGGCTAAAATACTGCTAAACAAAGCTGTATATAAGCAACCAGCCGCTTCGCCAGCCGGTCCGTTTACGTTTGCAAAGGCTGATATGGATGCTGTCATTGCAGCCTGTAATACGGTTATTGCATCGGGTAAGTTCTCATTACAACCGAAAGGCGCGTATTTTGATAACTTCTCGCCCAGCAACTCAACAGCATCCAAAGAGAACATATATGTCATCGCGAATGACAATTCTGCTCAGCCAGGAAACGTGCGTAACCGTTATTACATGACGTTGCACTATAACCAGCAACCAAGTAGCTGGAACGGTTTCACAACACTGGCTGATTTCTATAATAGCTTTGATAAGGCTGATGAGCGTTTAGGCAAAGCTGTTACGGGCATAACGGACAGTATAGGCGTGCGGGCTGGTTTTCTGGTGGGTCAGCAATTTGATAAGAAAGGTGCCCCGCTGAAAGATCGAAGTGGTAACCCACTCGTTTTTACGCCTGATGTTAATCTCTCTTATGCGCTGGAGGCTAAAGGAATACGGGTAGTTAAATACCTCCCTCAGCCAGGCTTTCTGGACAATCCTGCGAACGACTATGTATTCTTTCGTTATGCTGATTTGCTGCTAATGAAAGCAGAAGCCATTCTGCGCGGTGGGACCGATCCATCCGGACAGACAGCTGAACAGATTGTAAACAATTTGCGCACAACGCGTGGTGTCGCTGCTAAGACGCCAATTGATGCAAAGGCTCTTTTGGCCGAGCGTGGATTTGAATTGTACTGGGAAGGCTGGCGTCGGAATGACCAGATTCGTTTTGGTACCTTCCTCGATCCGGTAGATAACCGCCCTTCGAAATCGGCTGATACGAAAGTATTATTCCCAATTCCACAACGTGCCGTTGATAGTAATCCGAATCTGAAACAGAATCCCGGATACTAG
- a CDS encoding FAD-binding and (Fe-S)-binding domain-containing protein: MDSEVIRRLSEKLSGNVYDDRTYRTLYATDASAYREVPTAVAVPKTIDDLKTLIAFARQHKTSLIPRTAGTSLAGQVVGSGIVVDVSKHFTKILEVNPEEHWVRVQPGVVRDELNLFLKPYGLYFGPETSTANRAMIGGMVGNNSCGSNSVVYRATREHTLSVKALLADGEEVEFSSLSSWDFTKQVSEASRKNGSATVADNIILKTNAILSDPGNQVEIRRNFPKKTIERRNTGYALDALLDMEPFTPGGEPFNLAKFIAGSEGTLCFLTEIKLNLVPLPPKESGLVCIHCHSIDEALRATLVSLHYKPYAVELIDDIILERADSNPEQRKNSFFVQKTPTDHFPIILVVDLSRDTRAEIESLAAEMEAELRAANLGYHYPLLFGEDTKKIWTLRKAGLGLLGNLPGDEKAVAVIEDTAVDVHDLPDYIHDFNEILKKHNMHSVHYAHAGSGELHLRPIINLKTEEGHRQYRMIAEEIATLVKKYDGSLSGEHGDGRLRGEFIPQMVGPHNYELMRQIKHTWDPDGIFNPGKIIETPPMDTFLRYEAGQQTPEFKTYFRYKDQNVLQHAEQCNGSGDCRKTQVSGGTMCPSYMATRNEKDTTRARANILREMLTRSPKENRFDHEEIKEVYDLCLSCKGCKNECPSNVDVAKLKAEFLQQYYDTNGVPIRSRLIANFARLSSVAALVPWAWNGVLGTPSLRRIANRVVGFHPDRTMPLLSNTTLKSWASGRSDKDPKRTVTTQKLFLFCDEFTNYNDVEVGQKAILLFERLGYTVVIPEHGESGRAALSKGMLKYAKTLAERNIRLLKDVVTAETPLVGLEPSAILTFRDEYPDLVDESLVADAKHLAQNALTFEEFIARESDAGRIRTEQFTDEKRLIKLHGHCQQKAVSSLVPGKKALSLPQNYTTQLIPSGCCGMAGSFGYEAEHYEVSMQIGELVLFPAVRQQPDDVIIAAPGTSCRHQIKDGTARKAKHPAEILFEALK, from the coding sequence ATGGATTCAGAAGTTATACGCCGTTTGTCTGAAAAACTGTCCGGCAATGTCTACGACGACCGTACCTATCGTACACTTTATGCGACAGATGCGTCGGCCTATCGTGAAGTACCAACGGCTGTTGCTGTGCCCAAAACAATTGATGATTTAAAGACACTGATTGCCTTTGCCCGACAGCATAAAACATCGCTCATTCCACGCACAGCCGGAACATCTCTGGCGGGGCAGGTTGTCGGCAGCGGCATCGTTGTCGACGTATCCAAACACTTTACAAAAATTCTGGAAGTCAATCCCGAAGAGCATTGGGTACGTGTCCAGCCAGGTGTTGTCAGAGACGAGTTGAATCTGTTTCTAAAACCATATGGCCTATATTTTGGGCCCGAAACCTCCACGGCAAACCGAGCTATGATTGGTGGTATGGTCGGCAATAATTCCTGCGGATCGAACTCGGTCGTCTACCGGGCAACCCGCGAGCATACCTTATCCGTAAAAGCGCTACTGGCCGATGGAGAAGAAGTAGAGTTTAGTAGTTTGAGTAGCTGGGATTTTACAAAACAGGTCAGTGAAGCAAGCCGTAAGAATGGCTCCGCAACGGTGGCCGATAACATAATACTGAAGACAAACGCGATTTTGTCTGATCCGGGAAATCAGGTGGAAATCCGCCGGAACTTCCCCAAAAAGACCATCGAACGACGGAATACGGGCTATGCTTTAGACGCATTGCTCGATATGGAACCATTTACACCGGGTGGAGAGCCATTTAATCTGGCCAAATTCATTGCCGGTTCAGAAGGAACGCTTTGTTTTCTGACAGAAATTAAACTAAACCTTGTTCCGCTCCCGCCTAAAGAAAGCGGGTTAGTCTGTATCCATTGTCATTCGATTGATGAGGCACTCCGGGCTACCCTGGTATCGCTTCATTATAAGCCCTACGCCGTTGAATTAATTGATGACATTATTCTGGAACGGGCTGATTCTAATCCTGAACAACGAAAAAACAGCTTTTTTGTCCAAAAAACACCCACAGACCATTTTCCGATCATTCTGGTTGTAGACCTTTCGCGCGATACCCGTGCCGAAATTGAGTCGCTGGCAGCCGAAATGGAAGCTGAGCTACGGGCGGCAAACTTAGGCTACCATTACCCTTTACTATTTGGCGAGGATACAAAAAAGATCTGGACACTCCGCAAAGCCGGACTCGGCCTGCTTGGTAACCTCCCCGGCGACGAAAAAGCGGTAGCCGTCATTGAAGATACGGCCGTAGATGTCCACGATCTGCCCGACTACATTCACGATTTTAACGAGATTCTGAAAAAGCATAACATGCATTCCGTGCACTATGCTCACGCAGGGTCGGGAGAATTACACCTTCGCCCGATCATCAATCTCAAAACGGAAGAAGGACACCGGCAATACCGAATGATTGCCGAAGAAATTGCAACGCTGGTAAAAAAATACGATGGTTCGCTTTCCGGTGAACACGGCGACGGGCGATTGCGGGGAGAATTTATCCCGCAAATGGTTGGACCGCATAATTATGAACTAATGCGGCAGATTAAACATACCTGGGACCCCGATGGTATTTTTAATCCTGGCAAAATTATTGAAACGCCCCCGATGGACACGTTCCTGCGGTATGAAGCAGGCCAGCAAACACCCGAGTTTAAGACTTATTTTCGCTATAAAGACCAAAATGTTCTACAGCATGCTGAGCAGTGCAATGGTTCGGGCGATTGTCGAAAAACGCAGGTATCTGGCGGAACAATGTGTCCTAGTTACATGGCAACCCGTAATGAGAAGGATACGACGCGGGCGCGGGCTAATATTCTGCGGGAGATGCTGACGCGCTCACCGAAGGAAAATCGCTTTGATCACGAAGAAATTAAAGAGGTATACGACTTATGCCTGTCCTGCAAAGGCTGCAAGAACGAATGCCCATCGAATGTGGACGTGGCAAAGTTAAAAGCCGAATTTTTGCAACAATACTACGACACAAACGGTGTACCCATCCGGTCGAGGCTGATCGCTAACTTTGCCCGGCTGTCGAGTGTGGCGGCACTTGTTCCCTGGGCATGGAACGGCGTATTAGGAACACCATCGCTCCGGCGCATTGCCAACAGAGTGGTTGGTTTTCACCCCGACCGAACAATGCCTTTACTGAGTAATACAACGTTAAAGAGCTGGGCATCCGGTCGCTCGGATAAAGACCCGAAACGAACCGTTACAACCCAGAAACTCTTTTTGTTCTGCGACGAGTTCACAAACTATAATGACGTTGAAGTTGGTCAGAAAGCGATTCTGTTATTTGAACGGCTGGGTTATACCGTCGTCATTCCTGAGCATGGCGAAAGCGGTCGTGCTGCCCTGTCGAAAGGGATGCTTAAATACGCAAAAACGCTGGCCGAACGTAATATCCGATTGTTGAAGGATGTCGTTACAGCCGAAACTCCATTAGTTGGACTGGAGCCTTCGGCCATTCTGACCTTCCGCGACGAATATCCTGATCTAGTTGATGAATCACTGGTGGCCGATGCTAAGCATCTGGCTCAAAATGCGTTAACCTTTGAAGAATTTATCGCTCGCGAATCAGACGCCGGGCGCATCCGAACGGAGCAGTTCACGGATGAAAAACGGCTTATTAAACTGCATGGGCATTGTCAGCAAAAAGCAGTATCATCGTTGGTGCCCGGAAAAAAGGCGTTGTCATTACCTCAGAACTACACGACACAACTGATTCCTTCGGGCTGTTGCGGCATGGCTGGTTCATTCGGATACGAAGCTGAACACTACGAGGTTTCCATGCAGATTGGAGAACTTGTCCTGTTCCCAGCTGTTCGTCAGCAGCCCGACGATGTGATTATTGCCGCCCCCGGCACCTCCTGCCGTCACCAGATTAAAGATGGTACAGCCCGTAAAGCTAAGCACCCTGCCGAGATTTTATTTGAGGCATTGAAATAG
- a CDS encoding SusC/RagA family TonB-linked outer membrane protein — translation MMDKSYTSSHFGGYVGQVGTTQPQLFARKTAFGFLSMLVMIMLLGNSVAWAQGRTVTGKVTDPTGFGLPGVSVQLKGTQRGATTNGDGVYSLANVPDNATLVLSFIGYVTQEVAVGDRSTIDVKLVDDTKALQEVVVVGYGTQKVKDATGSVASLGTKDFNKGVISSPEQLLQGRVSGVQITPSSGEPGAGINVSIRGAVSLRAGNNPLFVIDGVPLDGGDTGVTTDFGGGTSPPRNPLSFLNPSDIENISVLKDASASAIYGARGANGVVLITTKKGRVGQSDLTFSASASVASAYKRYDLLNAQQFLAGVTAAGGDLSQVDKKASTDWQDQILRTGVTQNYNVGFGGGNENTRYRFSVGYQDQEGIVRNSGQKRITGRINASHDLFDHKVTLALNATTSNLQDQYVLNTTNAGAQGNLIGAAIQANPTYPVTNPDGTFYQPGGDFRNPAAILAYDRDRGETNRTLANASLTWQILEGLQFKANFGIDNATAVRRTELDSRLGGNFNLAISNNQVSVQGNGAAIINNKYRTSKLVEYTLNYNTKIAGNSLEALAGFSYQKFNNQQNTALASYFGYNLDVISYTDNLGGANGLTYKAFGATSDHSQNDLQSYFGRVNYSIQDKYLITATLRADGSSRFGINNKYGYFPSLAGAWRLSQESFVPKSIFDDLKLRVNYGVTGNQDFAGGVSKIIFTRNSDGSTVQDNNPNPNIKWEQNTTYGAGLDFTVLKGRLSGSVDYFNKSTTNLLFQVFYAQPAPVTYKWVNLPGEVINKGVEVSLNFQAVQKQKFSWEVAANATFLKPVVQGIGTSIPTGPIDGQGLSGAFGQTIRDGYAPFSFIMQTYTGLDANGLGTYADGGASKIQGDPFPRMRFGLTNNFTFGKFNASLFFNSQFGGYVYNNTANALFLKGSLKNGRNVTQDVASSSESPLNSGSVSTRFLEKSDFVRLANASVSYAFTLPQGGFAKTLSLSLSGQNLLLITSYTGLDPEVNTIKTLNNIPSLAIDYTPFPSPRTVTLGLNVGF, via the coding sequence ATGATGGACAAATCCTACACTAGTAGCCACTTTGGTGGTTACGTAGGTCAGGTTGGGACTACTCAACCCCAGCTATTTGCGCGGAAAACGGCTTTTGGTTTTCTGTCGATGCTGGTAATGATTATGCTACTTGGTAATTCGGTAGCATGGGCGCAGGGACGTACCGTAACAGGTAAAGTAACAGACCCTACTGGGTTTGGTTTACCAGGGGTAAGCGTTCAGTTAAAAGGGACACAGCGGGGAGCAACAACTAATGGAGATGGTGTATACTCTTTAGCGAATGTACCAGATAATGCCACACTTGTATTGAGTTTTATCGGTTACGTAACGCAAGAGGTAGCAGTAGGCGATCGTTCAACCATAGATGTAAAACTGGTTGACGATACCAAAGCTCTTCAGGAAGTGGTTGTAGTCGGCTATGGTACGCAGAAAGTAAAAGATGCTACTGGATCAGTGGCATCGTTAGGTACCAAAGACTTCAATAAAGGGGTTATATCTTCGCCAGAACAATTATTACAAGGCCGTGTGTCGGGCGTTCAGATTACCCCTTCCAGTGGTGAACCAGGTGCAGGTATCAATGTCTCAATTCGGGGTGCGGTTTCTCTGCGTGCTGGCAACAACCCATTGTTTGTTATTGATGGTGTGCCTCTCGATGGTGGTGATACGGGCGTAACGACGGATTTTGGTGGTGGTACATCGCCCCCACGTAACCCCTTGAGCTTCCTGAATCCATCTGATATCGAAAATATTTCGGTACTTAAAGATGCTTCAGCTTCCGCGATTTATGGCGCTCGAGGTGCCAATGGTGTGGTGTTGATTACAACAAAAAAAGGAAGAGTTGGTCAGAGCGACCTTACATTCTCGGCCTCGGCCAGTGTAGCCTCGGCCTACAAGCGGTATGATCTTCTGAATGCACAGCAATTTCTGGCTGGTGTAACAGCGGCTGGTGGTGATCTTAGCCAGGTTGACAAAAAAGCCTCTACGGATTGGCAGGACCAGATTTTACGGACGGGTGTTACCCAGAACTATAACGTCGGTTTTGGCGGTGGTAACGAAAATACCCGCTATCGGTTCTCTGTTGGTTATCAGGACCAGGAAGGTATAGTCAGAAATTCGGGTCAGAAGCGGATAACCGGCCGTATCAATGCCAGTCATGACTTGTTTGATCACAAAGTAACGCTGGCATTAAATGCAACGACTTCGAACCTTCAGGACCAGTATGTTCTGAATACCACGAATGCGGGTGCTCAGGGGAATTTGATTGGAGCAGCCATTCAGGCTAACCCAACCTATCCGGTTACCAACCCTGATGGGACATTCTATCAACCTGGTGGTGACTTCCGTAATCCGGCTGCTATTCTTGCCTATGATCGCGACCGGGGCGAAACCAACCGGACGCTGGCAAACGCGAGTTTAACCTGGCAGATCCTGGAAGGATTACAGTTCAAAGCTAACTTTGGTATTGATAATGCAACCGCAGTACGTCGTACGGAACTCGATTCGCGTCTGGGAGGTAACTTTAACCTGGCGATCAGTAATAACCAGGTTTCCGTTCAGGGCAATGGGGCTGCTATTATCAATAATAAGTACCGCACCTCAAAGCTGGTTGAATACACACTGAATTATAATACGAAGATAGCTGGAAATAGCCTGGAAGCTCTGGCTGGCTTTTCATATCAGAAATTCAACAACCAGCAAAACACAGCCCTGGCTAGCTATTTTGGCTATAACCTGGATGTAATTAGCTATACAGACAATCTGGGCGGAGCGAACGGACTAACCTATAAGGCATTTGGTGCAACATCCGATCACTCGCAGAATGATCTCCAGTCCTATTTTGGCCGTGTTAACTATAGCATTCAGGATAAATACCTGATAACCGCTACGTTACGGGCTGATGGTTCGTCCCGGTTTGGGATAAATAATAAATATGGGTATTTCCCCTCACTGGCAGGAGCGTGGCGTTTGTCGCAGGAAAGCTTTGTGCCAAAGAGTATTTTTGATGACCTCAAACTACGGGTTAACTACGGTGTTACGGGGAATCAGGACTTTGCAGGGGGCGTATCGAAGATCATCTTTACCCGGAACTCAGATGGGTCAACTGTGCAGGATAACAACCCGAACCCCAATATCAAGTGGGAGCAGAATACAACCTATGGCGCTGGTCTTGATTTCACCGTGTTGAAAGGTCGGTTAAGTGGTTCTGTCGATTATTTCAACAAATCGACTACCAACCTGCTATTTCAGGTGTTTTATGCACAGCCGGCTCCTGTTACTTACAAATGGGTGAACCTGCCCGGTGAAGTTATCAACAAGGGAGTTGAAGTTTCGCTGAATTTCCAGGCCGTTCAAAAACAAAAGTTCAGCTGGGAAGTCGCAGCGAATGCTACATTCCTGAAACCTGTTGTGCAGGGGATTGGCACATCTATACCAACAGGGCCAATTGACGGACAGGGCCTTTCGGGTGCTTTTGGGCAGACCATTCGGGACGGCTATGCGCCATTCTCGTTCATTATGCAGACCTATACTGGCCTCGATGCCAATGGGCTGGGTACGTATGCTGATGGTGGTGCATCGAAAATTCAGGGTGATCCATTTCCCCGGATGCGGTTTGGCTTAACGAACAATTTTACGTTTGGCAAATTCAACGCCAGTCTGTTCTTCAACAGCCAGTTTGGGGGCTATGTTTATAACAATACCGCAAACGCGCTCTTCCTGAAAGGATCTCTGAAAAACGGCCGCAATGTAACGCAGGATGTAGCCAGCAGTAGCGAAAGTCCCTTGAACTCAGGTTCAGTATCGACTCGTTTCCTTGAAAAGAGCGATTTTGTTCGGTTAGCCAATGCCTCGGTTAGCTATGCGTTTACGTTGCCACAGGGTGGTTTTGCAAAAACATTGAGCCTGTCGCTGTCTGGGCAAAATTTGTTGCTTATTACGAGCTACACAGGCCTTGATCCAGAGGTGAACACGATCAAAACGCTCAATAATATTCCGTCGCTGGCGATTGACTACACACCTTTCCCATCGCCACGTACAGTTACGCTGGGATTAAATGTTGGATTTTAA